The DNA window ATGAGACTGGTTGCGTGGCCAGTATTAAGCAAGTACTGAAGCTTCCTAAGAAAATCACCAGAGTTCTGGTAGCAGGCCAGATGCGGGCACACTTGGAAGAGTTAGAGCAGGAGAGCCCGTTTCTCTATGCTTCCGTCCAGGTGATAAAGGATATGAAGAGCGGGCAGGAAGACGCTGCGGTTAACCGGGAGGCCATGCTGAGAGGATTGAAAGAGCTGTTTAGGGAATATCTGGGGAAAAATCCTAAAACCGCGAAGGAACTGGGGCAGCAGATCGAGGAGACCATGGATCTTGGGAAACTGGTAGATATCATTGGCGCGAATCTTCCCTTGCGTTATACAGAACAGCAGGAGCTTTTGGAAGAAGCCGACCTTATGCGCCGGTACGACCTTCTGTCCGATAAGGTCGTGCAGGAGATCCGGGTACAGAATATTAAGGATGAGCTGCAGGCAAAGATTAAGGAGCGGGTGGATAAGAACCAGAGAGAGTATATTCTGCGGGAAGAACTGAAACTGATCCGGGAAGAACTGGGAGACGAGACCACGCTTTCGGATGCGGAAGAGTTTCAGCAGGCCGCGGATGCTTTAAAAGCGCCGGAAGAAGTAAAGGAAAAACTAAACAAAGAAATAAAAAGGTTTAAAAATTCGATGAACAGTCCGGCGGAAGCAGGCGTGATCCGCACTTACATCGAGACCATGCTGGAGCTTCCCTGGGACAAAACATGCAGAGACAATAAAGATATTGCTTATGCCAAGAAAATATTGGATGAGGATCACTACGGCCTTGAGAAGGTAAAAGAGCGGGTATTGGAATTCCTGGCGGTCCGAGCCCTGACGAAGAAGGGAGACGTTCCGATCCTGTGTTTAGCCGGCCCTCCGGGAACCGGCAAGACCTCCATTGCCAAATCTCTGGCCAAGGCGCTGAAGAAGCCTTATGTGCGGATTTCCCTGGGAGGAGTCCGGGATGAGGCGGAGATCCGGGGGCACAGGAAGACTTATGTAGGGGCGATGCCTGGACGGATCGCGGAAGCCCTGCGAAGAGCGAAAGTGAAGAATCCATTGATGCTGTTGGATGAGATTGATAAGGTGAGCAACGACTACAAAGGGGATACATTCTCTGCGCTTTTGGAAGTGTTGGACAGCGAGCAGAATATGAAGTTCCGGGATCATTACCTGGAAGTCCCGCTAGATCTGTCAGAGGTGCTGTTTGTGACGACCGCCAACACGCTCCAGACGATCCCAAGGCCGCTTCTGGACCGGATGGAAGTCATTGAGATCAGCAGCTATACAGAGAATGAAAAGATGCATATCGCCCTGGAACATTTGATTCCGAAACAAAGAAGCCGCCACGGCCTGAAAGAGGATCAGCTTACCATCAGCAAGAAAGCGGTTTGGAAGATGGCCCGCAATTATACAAAGGAAGCGGGAGTGCGCCAGCTGGAGCGCAAGATCGGCGAGATCTGCCGGAAAGCGGCGAAAGAGATTTTTGAGACGAAGAAGAAAAGCGTGCATATTACAGAAAGAAATCTTCATTTATATTTGGGAAGAGAGCTTTATACTTACCAGATGGCCAACGAATCGCCGGAGGTAGGAATTGTAAGAGGACTTGCCTGGACTAGTGTGGGAGGCGATACGCTGCAGATCGAGGTCAATATCATGCCGGGAGAAGGAGAGATCCTGCTGACCGGGCAGTTGGGAGACGTGATGAAGGAGTCCGCGAGGACCGGTATCAGTTACATCCGTTCCGTCAGCCGGGAGCATGACATTGCGGAAGATTTCTTCAAGAAACACGACGTACATATCCATATTCCGGAAGGAGCGGTGCCAAAAGACGGGCCATCCGCCGGCATTACCATGGCGACAGCTATGCTGTCTGCCGTTACCGGGAAGAAGGTCCGTTCTGATGTGGCAATGACAGGGGAGATCACACTGCGGGGACGGGTGCTTCCCATCGGAGGGCTGAAAGAGAAGCTGCTGGCGGCGAAAAACGCAGGAATCCAGACGGTGATCGTACCCAAGGAAAACAAACCGGACGTGGAGGAAATCTCCGCGGAGATTACAAAAGGCTTGGAGATCCTTTTTGTGTCACATATCAACGAAGTGCTGGATCGGGTTTTGATCAAGTAACGAAATGACGAAGCAGTGACGAGAAAGAAGAAATGGAGAACAAACATGATCATTAGAAATGTGAATCTGGAAACCGTCTGCGGGATTACCAGTCCGCTTCCAAAGAACCAGCTGCCGGAGATCGCGTTTGCGGGGAAGTCCAACGTGGGAAAGTCATCTCTCATCAATGGGCTTATGAACCGCAAATCTTACGCCAGGATCTCGGCTACGCCGGGAAAGACGCAGACCATCAATTTCTATAACATTAATGAAGAATTATATCTGGTAGATCTGCCGGGATACGGGTACGCGAAAGTGTCTGAGCAGGAAAAGAAGCGATGGGGCGAATTGATCGAACGCTATCTGCACGGGTCAAAGGTGCTTAAAGCGGTGTTTCTCCTGATCGATATCCGGCATGCGCCTTCTGCCAATGATAAGATGATGTATGACTGGATCGTGGCACAGGGTTTTCAGCCGATCATCATTGCCACGAAGCTGGATAAGATCAAAAGGAGCCAGAAGGACAAGCAGCTGAAGCTGATCAGGCAGGAACTTGGGCTGATCCCAGGGACCGTGATCATCCCCTTTTCCTCTGTGACAAAGCAGGGGAGAGATGAGATCTGGGAATTGGTAGAGACGAATTTCCTGGGGAAGCAGGAAGAAGAGCAGAATCCGCAGGAGAGCGGGAGTTCGTAGAAGCCGGAGGACCGAGGTTTTTAAAAGCGGGGCAGGACAGGAGGAAGAGGAGAATGGAAACGAGCTATAGAGAGCAGCTTGGTGACAACCGTCCATATTGGAAAGTGATCGTCAGTCTGGCATTCAGCCTGGCGGGGACGATCCTGTTTGTGTGGATTGGGGTTGAACTGCTTTTCTATTTTATGCCGTTTGTCATCGGCTGGTTTATCGCTTACATCGTAAGCCCAGTGGTAAACTGGCTGGAGCGCAGGCTGAAGATCGTAAAAAAACTAAGCTCGGCTCTCGTCATCATTCTGGTGTTGGCGGGAGTGATCCTGCTGCTTTATTGGGCTGGAAGTAAACTTTTTCGGGAAGTGGCGCAGCTTTTGGCAGATATGCCGTCTCTTTACCGGGAGTTGAGCAAAGGATTTCAGTCTATTGGGGAGAGTCTGGATGGTGTGTTTCAGATGCTCCCGGCGGGACTTCAGAACGGACTGCATACATTTACGGAGAATTTGGGTAGCTCAGCTGGAAATATGATCCAGAATCTGAGCGCGCCTACAGTAACAGCGGCAGGTAACTTTGCGAAGCGGATTCCCTCCATGTTGATCGGGGTGATCGTAACCCTTATATCATCATATTTTTTTGTGGCAGAGCGGGAGGAAGTGATCGCCTGGGCCAAAAGGATTGCTCCGGATTCTCTGGTAAAAAGGATGTCCATGGTCATCTCCAATCTGAAATACGCGGTGGGGGGATACTTTAAAGCGCAGTTTAAGATCATGATAGTCGTATTTGCTATTCTTCTGGCCGGCTTTGCGGTCATGGAGATACACTTTTCCTTTTTGCTGGCTCTGCTCATTTCATTTCTGGATTTTCTTCCCTTTTTTGGGACGGGAACGGCAATGATCCCATGGGCTGTCTATCATCTTCTGACGGGAGATTACAGGAGAGCGGCGGCGCTGCTTGTACTGTACGCGGTCACACAGCTGGTGCATCAGCTGATCCAGCCTAAACTGGTGGGAGACAGCGTGGGACTGAAACCCTTGCTGACCCTGGTACTTCTGTATATCGGATACCGTGTCGGAAGCGTGCTGGGAATGATCGTGGCCGTACCGGTGGGAATGATCGTCATCAATCTATATAAAGCAGGGGCTTTTGACTATATTCTGGACGATGTGAAGATTCTGGCAGAAGGAGTGCTGAGTCTGCGGAAAAAGTAAATTGTGAATAAACTGTGAACGGGGACGTAGTAAACTGCAAAAAGGCTACGTCCCCAATTAACTTTTGCCCTGTACCCGATCGTCCGAAACCTCATGCAAATGTATGGAAAAAGGAACAAAATAAGGGGAAGAATCACTAGACTTTTAATTTTCCAGGGACTATAATAAATTATATATGTGAATGTATGATCATGTAACAAACATTTAAGGAGGAACAACAAAAATGGCAAGAAAAATGAAGACCATGGATGGTAACCAGGCCGCGGCTCATGCGTCATATGCGTACACAGAAGTTGCGGCTATTTATCCGATCACGCCATCATCTGTTATGCCAGAACATGTAGATGAGTGGGCGACCGAGGGAAGGAAAAATATCTTCGGACAGACGGTTCAGGTAACAGAGATGCAGTCTGAGGCGGGAGCTGCGGGAGCTGTACACGGTTCTCTGGCGGCAGGCGCGCTGACGACTACATTTACCGCATCCCAGGGCTTGCTGCTGATGATTCCAAACTTATACAAAGTGGCAGGGGAGCAGCTTCCGGGCGTATTCAACGTATCTGCCCGTGCGATCGCAAGCCATGCGCTGTCTATCTTCGGTGATCATTCCGATGTTTATGCCTGCCGCCAGACCGGAGCCGCTATGCTCTGCGAGTCCAGCGTACAGGAAGTTATGGATTTGACACCCGTTGCTCACTGCGCGGCTTTGAAAGGCAAACTGCCGTTTATCAACTTCTTTGATGGATTCCGCACTTCTCATGAGATCCAGAAGATCGAGACTTGGGATTACGAGGATCTGAAAGACCTGGTAGATATGGATGCGATCGATGAATTCAGAAATCACGCCTTGAATCCAAATCATCCATGCCAGAGAGGTTCTGCTCAGAACCCGGACATCTTCTTCCAGGCAAGAGAGGCATGCAACCCATATTATGATGCTATGCCGGCGATCGTTCAGGAATACATGGACAAGGTTAATGAGAAGATCGGTACCGATTACAAACTGTTCAACTACTATGGAGCAGCGGATGCGGAGAAAGTGATCGTTGCTATGGGATCTGTCTGTGACACTATTGAAGAGACCATTGACTATCTGATGGCAGCAGGCGAGAAAGTGGGCGTTGTAAAGGTACGTCTGTACAGACCGTTCTGCGCTCAGGCATTGATCGACGTTATTCCTGACACTGTAAAATATATCAATGTTCTTGACCGGACAAAAGAGCCGGGAGCACAGGGAGAGCCTCTGTATCTGGACGTTGTTTCCGCTCTGAAGGGAAGCAAGTTTGAAAATGTTCCGGTAAACAGCGGACGTTACGGACTGGGATCTAAGGATACCACACCGGAGCAGATCGTTGCGGTATTCAATAATCAGGAGAAAGCAAGATTCACCATCGGTATCGAAGACGATGTAACAAACCTTTCTCTGAATGCTGGCCCGGCGCTGGTAACCACGCCAGAAGGAACCATCAACTGCAAGTTCTGGGGACTTGGCGCGGACGGAACTGTTGGAGCCAATAAGAACTCCATCAAGATCATCGGCGACAATACAGATATGTACGCTCAGGCTTACTTTGACTATGACTCCAAGAAGTCCGGCGGTGTTACCATGTCTCACTTAAGATTTGGTAAATCTCCGATCAAATCTACTTATCTGATCCATCAGGCGAACTTTGTGGCATGCCACAATCCGTCTTATGTAAATAAATACAATATGGTTCAGGAATTGGTAGACGGCGGCACATTCCTTCTGAACTGCCCATGGGATATGGAAGGTCTTGAGAAACATCTGCCAGGCCAGGTAAAGGCTTATATCGCGGATCACAACATCAAGTTCTATACCATCGACGGTATCAAGATCGGGAAAGAGATCGGACTTGGCGGACGTATCAACACAGTACTGCAGTCCGCGTTCTTCAAGCTTGCGGCTATCATTCCAGAGGAAGAAGCCATCGATCTGATGAAGAAAGCCGCAAAAGCTACCTATGGAAGAAAAGGTGACAAGATCGTACAGATGAACTACGATGCCATCGATGCCGGAGCAAAACAGGTGCATGAAGTAGAAGTTCCAGAATCCTGGAAATCCTGTGAGGACGAAGGCCTGTTTACACCAGAGGTAAAAGGCGGCAGAGAAGACGTAGTTTCCTTTGTTAAGAATATTCAGGCAAAAGTAAACGCTCAGGAAGGAAATTCACTTCCAGTATCCGCGTTTACAGATTATGTAGATGGTTCCACACCGTCAGGATCTTCCGCATATGAGAAACGTGGTATCGCGGTAGATATCCCGGTATGGCAGCCGGAAAACTGTATCCAGTGTAACCGCTGCGCATATGTATGTCCGCACGCGGTTATCCGTCCGGTAGCTCTGACTGAGGACGAGCTTGCGAACGCTCCGGAAGGAACCGTAGGAATCGACATGATCGGTATGCCGGGAATGAAGTTTACCATCACGGTATCCGCTTATGACTGTACCGGATGCGGATCCTGTGCAAATGTATGTCCAGGCAAGAAGGGCGAGAAAGCGCTTGTTATGGGCAACATGGAAGAAAACGCCGGATGTCAGGAGACCTTCGACTTTGGCCGTGAGATCCCGGTAAAACCAGAAGTTGTCGCTAAATTTAAACCAGAGACAGTAAAGGGAAGCCAGTTCAAACAGCCGCTCCTTGAGTTCTCAGGCGCTTGTGCCGGATGCGGTGAAACTCCGTACGCAAAACTGATCACTCAGTTATTCGGTGACAGAATGTATATCGCAAACGCTACCGGATGTTCTTCTATCTGGGGCAACTCTTCACCGTCTACGCCATACACGGTAAACGCGAAGGGACAGGGTCCTGCATGGTCCAACTCCCTGTTTGAAGATAATGCTGAGTTTGGTTACGGTATGCTGCTTGCTCAGAAAGCCATCCGTAAGAGACTGAAAGAGGAAGTAGAAGCGGTTGCGGCTTCTGATCAGGCTTCCGCAGAAGTAAAAGCAGCCTGCCAGGAATACCTGGATACCTTCAACTGCGGCGTTACAAACGGAGATGCTACGGACAAGCTGGTAGCGGCTCTGGAAGGATGTGAGTGTGAGACCTGCAAGGATATTGTGAAGAACAAAGACTTCCTGGCGAAGAAATCCCAGTGGATCTTCGGTGGAGACGGATGGGCTTATGATATCGGATTCGGCGGTGTTGACCATGTATTAGCAAGCGGTGAGGATATCAATATCATGGTATTCGATACCGAGGTTTACTCCAATACCGGCGGACAGTCTTCCAAGGCTACTAAGACCGGAGCAACCGCTCAGTTTGCCGCAGGCGGAAAAGAGACCAAGAAGAAAGATCTGGCTGGTATCGCTATGACCTACGGCTATGTATATGTCGCTCAGATCGCTATGGGCGCTGACTTCAACCAGACAGTCAAAGCCATCGCTGAGGCTGAGGCATATCCGGGACCGTCTCTGATCATTGCTTACGCTCCATGTATCAATCATGGTATCAAGAAGGGCATGAGCAAAGCGCAGACAGAGGAACAGCTGGCAGTAGAGTGCGGATACTGGAATAACTTCCGGTTTAACCCGGCTGCTGAAGGCGCGAAATTCACGCTGGACAGCAAAGAGCCAAAACAGGAAGAGTATCAGGCATTCCTGGACGGTGAGGTTCGTTACAACGCGCTGAAGAGAGCGAATCCGGAGAAAGCCGAGAAGATGTTCGCTCAGAACGAAAAAGAAGCTATGGAGCGTTACGCTTATCTGAAGAAGCTGGTAACACTGTACGGCGAGGAATAAAAGATAGGTTTTAAAAGAAAACTGATGGAAAGGAGCTGCTGTGGAAAAGGCAAATGAGCCTGCTTCACGGCAGCTCTTTTTGTGTGTGGGAAGGAGGAATAATGAATAAAAAAATGAAAATAAAATTTCATATATAGAATGATTGAAAATTAACTTACATTTTACCGAATTAGGATATATGCCTTTACCTCCTGCTGATATGATAAACAACGTAGAAATTACAATTGTTTATCAGGAGGAGAGAGAAATGATAAAACAACAAGCGACGCAGTCTCAGAAATTGATGATATTTGTGCTTACGATGTCCCTTTACGGGCTGGCAACATTATTCACAGAGCTGATTCCTTCATTTCAGGTAGGAATTGTGGAATTCTCTGTAGAATACTTCTTATTCATCCCATTGGTTTTGGCCATGCTGTTTGATCCTATGTCCGCGGCTTTGGGGGCGGCTACGGGGGAACTGGTATTTAGCGAGATTATGCTGGGGCAGTTTGGCGGCCTTGGAGAGTTGGAGAAATTTATTACTGTAACGATCGGAATATATATTGCGGGACGTATGGTAAGGAATCCAAGAAACCGGAAGATGGTCGGCATTGCGGCGATCAGCGGAGTGATGATCCAGCAGATTCTGGGGATGATCGTGGATATTTTGAAAGTACAGTTCGCGGTGCAGGATTTCGAGGCGGTTCCGGGACTTCCGGAAAGCGTTTTTGCCACAGAAGGATTTGCCTGTCTGAATGATGTGCTGTTCTCAGGAATCTTGTTTTGTATGCTTCCAACGTTGTTCCTGGTACCGAAGCTCTATGGAAAGATCGAGCCGCTGCTTGGAATGAGTCCAAGAACCGAAGATACGGCCCTTGGAGCGGTGAATGCAAAGGTGGTAGTCTGCTGCGCCATCGCGTTTGCAGCAGCCGTAGGAGCTGAGATGATGGCGGAAAGCGGAATGGCTCTGATCGACTGGGAAGCAGGATGGGCAGGAAGCACTACAGCTCTGGCGGTAGGAATGGTAGTGGCCGCAGTGATCGCAATCGTCATGATCTTGGTGCTCAAAAGCCGCTCAGATCATTCAAATACCGCTAAGAACGCATAGAAGGATGACAAATCATGAGTATGATCGAGATCAAGAATTTGACGTATACCTATCCGGGCGCGGAGGAAGCTACGCTGAAAGGAGTAAACCTAGAGATTGAACGGGGAGATTTCCTCGCGGTGGTAGGCAACAACGGATGTGGAAAGTCTACGCTATGCAAGGTTATAAACGGATTGATCCCGCATTTTATCACAGGGGAATTCTCGGGTACTGTCAAGATTGATGGGGCTGACACCCTAGATCTGGAAATTGGTGATCTTGCCCGGAAGGTAGGGTATGTATATCAGGATTTTGAGAATCAGATCGTCCGGCCTACAGTCTTAGATGATGCTTCCTATGCCTGTATGAATTACGCAATGAAAGACTATCTGGAGAGAGGGAGAAAGGCGCTTGCCCAGTGCGGCCTGGAAGGTCGGGAAAAAGACTATATCTGGCAGTTGTCGGGAGGACAGACCCACCTGCTGGCCTTGGCTGGCGCGGTATCTCTTCAGCCGGAGGTGCTGATCCTGGACGAGCCTATCGCCCAGCTTGATCCTCAGCATGCAGACCGGATTTATGAAGTCTTAAAAGAGCTAAACCGGACTTATGGGAAAACGATCATTGTGATCGAGCATCATACTGAATATATCGCTGATTATTGTAAACATGTTCTCTTGCTGAAAGATGGACGCGCGGAATGGAAGCTGCCGGCGAAAGAGGCTTTAGGCAGGGTAGAGGAACTGCGAAACTGCAACATCTTTCCGCCCCAGGTGACGACAGCGGCCTACGAATTAGAAAAAGACGGGGTTTTAGCAGAGCAAATAAAACTGCCATCCACGATAGAAGAGGGAAAAACAGTATTTAAAGAACTTGTCTATAGGGAGAATGGGAAAGCGGCTGTCGCAGAAGAGGAGCTGTCCCCGAAAAGAAAGCAGGGAGAAATCGCTGTGTCCTGTCAGGATGTGTCCGTCTCCTATCGGTCGGTTAAAGGAGAACCCAGGAAGGTTTTCCAGTCTCTGGATCTGGAATTGCACAAAGGCGAGAAGATTGCCCTGATTGGTTCCAACGGAGCGGGGAAGTCTACGCTTATGAAGATGCTGACAGGACTTTTAAAACCAAACAGTGGTCAGATAAGGATCGGAGATATGGATATCCGGGACAAGAAGCCGGAACAGCTGTCCAGATATGTGTCTCTCGTTTACCAGAATCCAGAAGATATGTTTATCAAGGACTCCATTCAGGCAGATATTTCTTTTGCGATGCAGGTGCGCGGCGAAGAGTGTTGGAAGGAGCGGACAGAAGAACTCCTGGAGAAATTCCGTTTGCTGAACTTGAAAGAGCAGGATGGAAGATTGCTTTCAGGAGGACAGATGCGAAGAGCCAGCCTGGCGATTGGCGTGGCGTTAAAGCCGCAGATCCTTCTTTTGGATGAGCCAACGGCAAACCTGGATATCGCTACCCGCAAGGAAATCATGAGAACGTTAAAAGAGATGGAAGATATTACGGAAACGGTAATGATCGCCACTCATGATATGCAGTTGGTATGTGAGTGGGCCCAGAGGATCATCGTTCTGTGCGGCGGTAAGGTGATAGCGGATGGAACGAGGGATGAAATCTTTGGGAATCAGGAGGTCTTAGAAACGGTAGGAATACGTCCGCCGGAGATCTTTAGTATGGGGCAGGCGCTCAATCCCAAGGCCTGCTGCTATACGATCGATGAATTTGTGGCCGGATTTGGAAGGAGATAGAATATGGATCAGATAAAGAAAAGGTTATCGGAAAATATCCTGGACAAATTTTCTATGGATTTTCTGAGGAATCAAGTGCTGAAAAACGCATATGGAAATGACGATACATTTATTGCCGCTCTGGATCCAAGGCTGCTCTTGGTCTGGTACGCGTTTTTCGCGTTGGTGCCTTGGTTTGCGGATAATCTGATATTCCTGTTGGGGTGCTTTCTGCTGGTGGCGGTGACTACCGTCATGGCACGGGTTGCAGGTCTGGTGTTGGTTCTGTTTGGCGTAGGAGTGTTCTCACAGACAGGATATTTGTTTGTTGTATCCCTTCTGTTTGGAGGAAATGTAGAGACGGCGGCGCCGCTTTTGATCTTGACGCTGAAGGTTGCCACAGTGTCTTTGGCTTCTGTCACTGTGTTTTCCGGCCTGGATCCGGACCGCCTTTCTAATGGACTTATGTGGTATGGCTGCCCGGAGAAACTGTCTTTTTCCATCTCTTATGCTTACCGGATGCTGCCTATGCTGATGGAGGAATTTCAGAATGTGCTCCTGTCCTACCGACTTCGGGGAAATGCGCCGGACAGCTCTACCTTATGGGGAAAAGTGCGGTATTTGATC is part of the Lachnospiraceae bacterium KGMB03038 genome and encodes:
- the lon gene encoding endopeptidase La; the encoded protein is MEKERISLPMVALRGMVVLPEMVTHFDISREKSIQAVERAMAGEQLIFLAAQKDVEIEEPGASDVYETGCVASIKQVLKLPKKITRVLVAGQMRAHLEELEQESPFLYASVQVIKDMKSGQEDAAVNREAMLRGLKELFREYLGKNPKTAKELGQQIEETMDLGKLVDIIGANLPLRYTEQQELLEEADLMRRYDLLSDKVVQEIRVQNIKDELQAKIKERVDKNQREYILREELKLIREELGDETTLSDAEEFQQAADALKAPEEVKEKLNKEIKRFKNSMNSPAEAGVIRTYIETMLELPWDKTCRDNKDIAYAKKILDEDHYGLEKVKERVLEFLAVRALTKKGDVPILCLAGPPGTGKTSIAKSLAKALKKPYVRISLGGVRDEAEIRGHRKTYVGAMPGRIAEALRRAKVKNPLMLLDEIDKVSNDYKGDTFSALLEVLDSEQNMKFRDHYLEVPLDLSEVLFVTTANTLQTIPRPLLDRMEVIEISSYTENEKMHIALEHLIPKQRSRHGLKEDQLTISKKAVWKMARNYTKEAGVRQLERKIGEICRKAAKEIFETKKKSVHITERNLHLYLGRELYTYQMANESPEVGIVRGLAWTSVGGDTLQIEVNIMPGEGEILLTGQLGDVMKESARTGISYIRSVSREHDIAEDFFKKHDVHIHIPEGAVPKDGPSAGITMATAMLSAVTGKKVRSDVAMTGEITLRGRVLPIGGLKEKLLAAKNAGIQTVIVPKENKPDVEEISAEITKGLEILFVSHINEVLDRVLIK
- a CDS encoding YihA family ribosome biogenesis GTP-binding protein, with product MIIRNVNLETVCGITSPLPKNQLPEIAFAGKSNVGKSSLINGLMNRKSYARISATPGKTQTINFYNINEELYLVDLPGYGYAKVSEQEKKRWGELIERYLHGSKVLKAVFLLIDIRHAPSANDKMMYDWIVAQGFQPIIIATKLDKIKRSQKDKQLKLIRQELGLIPGTVIIPFSSVTKQGRDEIWELVETNFLGKQEEEQNPQESGSS
- the ytvI gene encoding sporulation integral membrane protein YtvI — translated: METSYREQLGDNRPYWKVIVSLAFSLAGTILFVWIGVELLFYFMPFVIGWFIAYIVSPVVNWLERRLKIVKKLSSALVIILVLAGVILLLYWAGSKLFREVAQLLADMPSLYRELSKGFQSIGESLDGVFQMLPAGLQNGLHTFTENLGSSAGNMIQNLSAPTVTAAGNFAKRIPSMLIGVIVTLISSYFFVAEREEVIAWAKRIAPDSLVKRMSMVISNLKYAVGGYFKAQFKIMIVVFAILLAGFAVMEIHFSFLLALLISFLDFLPFFGTGTAMIPWAVYHLLTGDYRRAAALLVLYAVTQLVHQLIQPKLVGDSVGLKPLLTLVLLYIGYRVGSVLGMIVAVPVGMIVINLYKAGAFDYILDDVKILAEGVLSLRKK
- the nifJ gene encoding pyruvate:ferredoxin (flavodoxin) oxidoreductase, encoding MARKMKTMDGNQAAAHASYAYTEVAAIYPITPSSVMPEHVDEWATEGRKNIFGQTVQVTEMQSEAGAAGAVHGSLAAGALTTTFTASQGLLLMIPNLYKVAGEQLPGVFNVSARAIASHALSIFGDHSDVYACRQTGAAMLCESSVQEVMDLTPVAHCAALKGKLPFINFFDGFRTSHEIQKIETWDYEDLKDLVDMDAIDEFRNHALNPNHPCQRGSAQNPDIFFQAREACNPYYDAMPAIVQEYMDKVNEKIGTDYKLFNYYGAADAEKVIVAMGSVCDTIEETIDYLMAAGEKVGVVKVRLYRPFCAQALIDVIPDTVKYINVLDRTKEPGAQGEPLYLDVVSALKGSKFENVPVNSGRYGLGSKDTTPEQIVAVFNNQEKARFTIGIEDDVTNLSLNAGPALVTTPEGTINCKFWGLGADGTVGANKNSIKIIGDNTDMYAQAYFDYDSKKSGGVTMSHLRFGKSPIKSTYLIHQANFVACHNPSYVNKYNMVQELVDGGTFLLNCPWDMEGLEKHLPGQVKAYIADHNIKFYTIDGIKIGKEIGLGGRINTVLQSAFFKLAAIIPEEEAIDLMKKAAKATYGRKGDKIVQMNYDAIDAGAKQVHEVEVPESWKSCEDEGLFTPEVKGGREDVVSFVKNIQAKVNAQEGNSLPVSAFTDYVDGSTPSGSSAYEKRGIAVDIPVWQPENCIQCNRCAYVCPHAVIRPVALTEDELANAPEGTVGIDMIGMPGMKFTITVSAYDCTGCGSCANVCPGKKGEKALVMGNMEENAGCQETFDFGREIPVKPEVVAKFKPETVKGSQFKQPLLEFSGACAGCGETPYAKLITQLFGDRMYIANATGCSSIWGNSSPSTPYTVNAKGQGPAWSNSLFEDNAEFGYGMLLAQKAIRKRLKEEVEAVAASDQASAEVKAACQEYLDTFNCGVTNGDATDKLVAALEGCECETCKDIVKNKDFLAKKSQWIFGGDGWAYDIGFGGVDHVLASGEDINIMVFDTEVYSNTGGQSSKATKTGATAQFAAGGKETKKKDLAGIAMTYGYVYVAQIAMGADFNQTVKAIAEAEAYPGPSLIIAYAPCINHGIKKGMSKAQTEEQLAVECGYWNNFRFNPAAEGAKFTLDSKEPKQEEYQAFLDGEVRYNALKRANPEKAEKMFAQNEKEAMERYAYLKKLVTLYGEE
- a CDS encoding cell division protein FtsQ, producing MIKQQATQSQKLMIFVLTMSLYGLATLFTELIPSFQVGIVEFSVEYFLFIPLVLAMLFDPMSAALGAATGELVFSEIMLGQFGGLGELEKFITVTIGIYIAGRMVRNPRNRKMVGIAAISGVMIQQILGMIVDILKVQFAVQDFEAVPGLPESVFATEGFACLNDVLFSGILFCMLPTLFLVPKLYGKIEPLLGMSPRTEDTALGAVNAKVVVCCAIAFAAAVGAEMMAESGMALIDWEAGWAGSTTALAVGMVVAAVIAIVMILVLKSRSDHSNTAKNA
- a CDS encoding ABC transporter ATP-binding protein; protein product: MSMIEIKNLTYTYPGAEEATLKGVNLEIERGDFLAVVGNNGCGKSTLCKVINGLIPHFITGEFSGTVKIDGADTLDLEIGDLARKVGYVYQDFENQIVRPTVLDDASYACMNYAMKDYLERGRKALAQCGLEGREKDYIWQLSGGQTHLLALAGAVSLQPEVLILDEPIAQLDPQHADRIYEVLKELNRTYGKTIIVIEHHTEYIADYCKHVLLLKDGRAEWKLPAKEALGRVEELRNCNIFPPQVTTAAYELEKDGVLAEQIKLPSTIEEGKTVFKELVYRENGKAAVAEEELSPKRKQGEIAVSCQDVSVSYRSVKGEPRKVFQSLDLELHKGEKIALIGSNGAGKSTLMKMLTGLLKPNSGQIRIGDMDIRDKKPEQLSRYVSLVYQNPEDMFIKDSIQADISFAMQVRGEECWKERTEELLEKFRLLNLKEQDGRLLSGGQMRRASLAIGVALKPQILLLDEPTANLDIATRKEIMRTLKEMEDITETVMIATHDMQLVCEWAQRIIVLCGGKVIADGTRDEIFGNQEVLETVGIRPPEIFSMGQALNPKACCYTIDEFVAGFGRR
- a CDS encoding energy-coupling factor transporter transmembrane protein EcfT, with the translated sequence MDQIKKRLSENILDKFSMDFLRNQVLKNAYGNDDTFIAALDPRLLLVWYAFFALVPWFADNLIFLLGCFLLVAVTTVMARVAGLVLVLFGVGVFSQTGYLFVVSLLFGGNVETAAPLLILTLKVATVSLASVTVFSGLDPDRLSNGLMWYGCPEKLSFSISYAYRMLPMLMEEFQNVLLSYRLRGNAPDSSTLWGKVRYLIYQIKVIIHSFYPLMLNTAKRSRTTVEALELKGYRYAAVNKEVKKMKLSSLKVTYDDLLFLAVSFLWVALAILGTVVIG